From one Polyangia bacterium genomic stretch:
- a CDS encoding IS110 family transposase, producing FGKDSDLRRWGIKLAERGGKNAKKRAKVAVARKLAVLLHRLWVTGEVYEPLGYQSRRLEDATPQAEARAAAVAEPTDPSTTAATAAA from the coding sequence ATTCGGAAAAGACAGCGACCTGCGTCGCTGGGGCATCAAGCTCGCCGAGCGAGGTGGCAAGAACGCAAAGAAACGCGCGAAGGTGGCCGTGGCGCGCAAGCTGGCCGTACTGCTGCACCGGTTGTGGGTCACGGGCGAGGTGTACGAGCCTCTCGGCTACCAATCGCGACGTCTCGAGGACGCGACACCGCAAGCGGAGGCGCGGGCAGCAGCAGTGGCCGAGCCTACAGATCCATCGACGACTGCAGCGACCGCCGCTGCCTGA